A DNA window from Bos indicus x Bos taurus breed Angus x Brahman F1 hybrid chromosome 16, Bos_hybrid_MaternalHap_v2.0, whole genome shotgun sequence contains the following coding sequences:
- the GPR25 gene encoding probable G-protein coupled receptor 25 has product MRPTEPWSPSAGTAPWDYYSGSGAPDELEPEELCAARDLPYSHAYIPALYLAAFAVGLPGNAFVLWLLSGARGRRRLVDTFVQHLAAADLGFVLTLPLWAAAAARGGRWPFGEGLCKLSSFALAGTRCAGALLLAGLSVDRYLAVGRPLAARSPRSRRCALAACAGVWAAALAAGLPSLAFRRLRPLPGQDRGSQCGEESSDAFQGLSLLLLLLTLVLPLAVTVVCYCRVSRRLRGPPHLGRARSRSLRIILAVEGAFVGSWLPFCALRAVFHLASLGALPLPCRLLLALRWGLTVATCLAFVNSCANPLIYLLLDRSFRAQLRQRGACGRADRPARGSSSASSLSGEDGSPFRSPARAGGRAQTASAPSAVGP; this is encoded by the coding sequence ATGCGCCCCACGGAGCCCTGGAGCCCCAGCGCGGGGACGGCGCCCTGGGACTACTACTCGGGGTCGGGCGCGCCGGACGAGCTGGAGCCGGAGGAGCTGTGCGCGGCACGGGACCTGCCCTACAGCCACGCCTACATCCCCGCGCTCTACCTGGCGGCCTTCGCCGTGGGCCTGCCGGGCAACGCCTTCGTGCTGTGGCTGCTGTCCGGGGCGCGCGGCCGGCGGCGGCTCGTGGACACCTTCGTGCAGCACCTGGCGGCCGCCGACCTGGGCTTCGTGCTCACGCTGCCGCTGTGggccgcggcggcggcgcggggcggcCGCTGGCCCTTCGGCGAGGGCCTGTGCAAGCTCAGCAGCTTCGCGCTGGCCGGCACGCGCTGCGCGGGCGCCCTGCTGCTGGCCGGCCTCAGCGTGGACCGCTACCTGGCCGTGGGCCGCCCGCTGGCCGCGCGCTCCCCGCGCTCCCGGCGCTGCGCGCTGGCGGCCTGCGCGGGCGTGTGGGCCGCAGCGCTGGCCGCCGGCCTGCCGTCGCTGGCCTTCCGCCGCCTGCGGCCGCTGCCCGGCCAGGACCGCGGCAGCCAGTGCGGGGAGGAGTCGTCGGACGCCTTTCAGGGcctgagcctgctgctgctgcttctgaccCTGGTGCTGCCCCTGGCCGTCACCGTCGTCTGCTACTGCCGCGTGTCGCGCCGCCTGCGCGGGCCGCCGCACCTGGGCCGCGCCCGGAGCCGCTCGCTGCGCATCATCTTGGCCGTCGAGGGCGCCTTCGTGGGCTCCTGGCTGCCCTTCTGCGCCCTGCGCGCCGTCTTCCACCTGGCGAGCTTGGGCGCGCTGCCGCTGCCCTGCCGCTTGCTGCTGGCGCTGCGCTGGGGCCTCACCGTCGCCACCTGCCTGGCCTTCGTCAACAGCTGCGCCAACCCACTCATCTATCTGCTACTCGACCGCTCGTTCCGCGCGCAGCTGCGGCAGCGCGGGGCCTGCGGGCGCGCCGACCGCCCGGCGCGCGGGAGCAGCTCGGCGTCATCACTCTCCGGCGAAGACGGCTCCCCGTTCCGGAGCCCGGCCCGCGCGGGCGGCCGAGCCCAGACGGCGAGCGCCCCCTCGGCTGTTGGCCCGTAG